In Hamadaea flava, a genomic segment contains:
- a CDS encoding S1 family peptidase, translated as MIATGAVAIEPSYDVAALQRVKATLDADGAARIPGTSWIVDASSQRVVVSYDDTVTDGKLTALKAATRRFGSSVRLEHMPGVLERADSRTVGGNAIFGGSIRCSLGFNGISASGTYYFITAGHCTNEAVDWYDNDHTTYLGYRAASYYGGSDYGIVRYTNATIAKYGTVESNYDGTYQDITGSRRAQLDEFICRSGSTTGRRCGYVRDLCATVTYTDGVTLYCMIKTTACMDHGDSGGPLWSGSSALGVLSGGMTGCSAHPSGPSYFMPVQQIVDTYGIRLY; from the coding sequence ATGATTGCGACCGGCGCGGTCGCGATCGAGCCCAGCTACGACGTCGCAGCCCTGCAGCGCGTCAAGGCGACGCTGGACGCCGACGGCGCAGCGAGAATTCCCGGCACGAGCTGGATCGTGGACGCAAGCTCCCAGCGGGTCGTGGTGTCTTATGACGACACCGTCACCGATGGCAAGCTGACTGCTTTGAAGGCGGCGACCCGGCGATTCGGCAGCTCGGTCCGGCTGGAGCACATGCCCGGCGTGCTGGAGCGGGCCGATTCCCGGACGGTCGGCGGCAATGCGATCTTCGGCGGATCGATTCGATGTTCCCTTGGTTTCAACGGCATCAGCGCCAGCGGAACCTACTATTTCATCACCGCGGGCCACTGCACGAACGAGGCAGTCGACTGGTACGACAACGACCACACCACGTACCTGGGGTACCGGGCAGCGTCCTACTACGGTGGCTCGGACTACGGGATCGTGCGTTACACGAACGCGACGATCGCCAAGTACGGCACGGTCGAGAGCAACTATGACGGCACCTATCAGGACATCACGGGCTCGCGGCGGGCGCAGCTCGACGAGTTCATCTGCCGCAGCGGGAGCACCACCGGGCGCAGATGTGGCTATGTCCGTGATCTTTGTGCCACCGTCACCTACACCGACGGCGTGACGCTGTATTGCATGATCAAAACCACGGCGTGCATGGACCACGGCGACAGCGGTGGACCCCTATGGTCAGGCTCGTCGGCGCTCGGGGTGCTCTCTGGCGGCATGACGGGCTGTTCCGCGCACCCGAGCGGTCCCAGCTACTTCATGCCGGTGCAACAGATCGTCGACACCTACGGCATCCGGCTCTATTGA
- a CDS encoding alpha/beta hydrolase yields MVRNARAAAFASLLVCSVMIAFATPSSASRNGAPQAQPGTGELARLTLPAATGPYPVGTVDMHLIDRSRANPWTATPSYRELMVSVWYPARDAGRFPLAPHMLSGAAAHFGSAAGNGLFGSSLYGIPPDSVDFAATRTSGHEGAPVALHARPLPVVLYSPGAGDPRTWETTIVQDLASRGYVVVTIDHTYDSSEVEFPHGRVVGSLWEQWFHEVQQSNDFLTLATKVFDVRIADIRFVLDQLTALACGTNPDAEGRRLPAGLAGAMDLHRIGMFGVSAGGLVALQAMDEDRRIKAAVDLGGNIESPLIPDPNQLWPVAQHGLDQPFMFMGDPSTDHNQTPSWKMLWDNSSGWHVDVNVNGAKGEDSYKDTVSLIPQIARQLGLPDSFVTRIIGNIDQTRAVTTEETLIAAFFDRWLRGRDGSVLDGPSPRLPDITFIP; encoded by the coding sequence ATGGTACGGAACGCACGCGCAGCGGCGTTCGCTTCGCTGCTTGTCTGCAGTGTCATGATCGCGTTTGCGACGCCGTCGTCCGCCTCGCGGAATGGCGCGCCGCAGGCCCAGCCGGGAACTGGCGAGCTGGCCAGGCTGACGCTGCCGGCAGCGACCGGTCCGTACCCGGTCGGTACGGTGGACATGCACCTGATCGACCGTTCCCGCGCCAATCCATGGACGGCCACGCCGTCATACCGCGAGCTGATGGTCAGCGTCTGGTACCCGGCTAGAGATGCGGGCCGTTTCCCGCTGGCGCCCCACATGCTATCCGGCGCCGCGGCTCATTTCGGCAGTGCCGCCGGCAACGGGCTGTTCGGTTCCAGCCTGTACGGCATACCGCCAGACTCGGTGGATTTTGCCGCGACACGGACCAGCGGTCACGAGGGCGCACCGGTGGCGCTGCACGCCCGGCCGTTGCCGGTGGTGTTGTACTCGCCCGGTGCCGGCGACCCGCGGACCTGGGAAACCACGATCGTGCAGGATCTGGCCAGCCGCGGGTACGTGGTGGTGACAATCGACCACACCTACGACTCATCCGAGGTGGAGTTCCCGCATGGCCGCGTGGTCGGCAGCCTATGGGAGCAGTGGTTCCACGAAGTTCAGCAAAGCAACGACTTCCTGACGCTGGCGACCAAGGTCTTCGACGTGCGAATCGCAGACATCCGCTTCGTGCTTGACCAGCTCACGGCTCTGGCCTGCGGCACGAACCCGGACGCGGAAGGTCGGCGGCTTCCCGCCGGGTTGGCCGGTGCGATGGACCTGCACCGCATTGGCATGTTCGGCGTGTCGGCGGGCGGGCTGGTCGCTTTGCAGGCCATGGACGAGGACCGACGCATCAAGGCCGCCGTCGACCTCGGCGGCAACATCGAGTCGCCGCTGATCCCGGACCCCAATCAGCTGTGGCCGGTGGCACAGCACGGCCTGGACCAGCCGTTCATGTTCATGGGAGACCCGAGCACCGACCACAACCAGACACCGTCTTGGAAGATGTTGTGGGACAACAGCAGCGGCTGGCATGTCGACGTGAATGTGAACGGGGCGAAAGGCGAGGACTCCTACAAGGACACGGTGTCGCTGATCCCGCAGATCGCCCGGCAGCTTGGACTTCCCGACAGCTTCGTCACTCGCATCATCGGAAACATCGATCAAACCCGAGCCGTCACCACCGAGGAAACCCTTATCGCCGCGTTCTTCGACCGGTGGCTGCGGGGCCGGGACGGCAGCGTACTGGACGGGCCGTCCCCGCGCCTTCCCGACATCACCTTCATCCCCTGA
- a CDS encoding phosphatase PAP2 family protein: MGTPDRELDGSEGAGAVRELLLASVFYVAYTAARLLAADDRAPALVRAHRLLDFEAVFDLDWEHGIVRYVAAHPLVGLLSCFWYSTAHYVGTPLVLIWLYRRGRRVYLPARRALLVATALGLVMYLLLPTAPPRMMAGYPDILSIHSDAGWWGADASAPRGTGSLTNELAAFPSLHAGWSLWVALALHRGARRWSLRIAGWTYAGLSAFVVVGTANHWVLDVLAGWLVVVAAWIATKRGGRRGGSPGRKTPSPSPSPTGSRPPRPTEDPPETPSTIV, translated from the coding sequence GTGGGCACGCCCGACCGCGAGCTCGATGGGAGTGAGGGCGCCGGCGCGGTGCGGGAGTTGCTCTTGGCCTCCGTCTTCTACGTGGCTTACACGGCCGCGCGGTTGCTGGCTGCCGACGACCGGGCTCCCGCACTGGTGCGGGCGCACCGACTCCTCGACTTCGAGGCTGTCTTCGATCTGGACTGGGAGCACGGAATCGTTCGCTACGTGGCCGCCCATCCACTCGTCGGACTGCTCTCGTGCTTCTGGTACAGCACCGCTCACTATGTCGGCACGCCCCTCGTGCTGATCTGGCTCTACCGTCGGGGGCGCCGCGTCTACCTGCCAGCCAGACGCGCGCTGCTGGTCGCCACGGCGCTCGGACTGGTGATGTACCTGCTGTTGCCGACGGCGCCGCCGCGGATGATGGCCGGCTACCCGGACATTTTGTCCATCCACTCCGACGCCGGCTGGTGGGGCGCTGACGCTTCCGCGCCGCGCGGCACCGGGAGTCTGACCAACGAGCTGGCCGCGTTCCCGTCGCTCCACGCGGGCTGGTCCCTGTGGGTGGCGCTGGCACTGCATCGCGGGGCGCGACGGTGGTCGCTGCGCATCGCGGGCTGGACGTACGCCGGACTGAGCGCGTTCGTCGTCGTCGGCACGGCCAACCACTGGGTGCTCGACGTGCTCGCCGGCTGGTTAGTCGTCGTTGCCGCCTGGATCGCAACCAAACGAGGTGGACGACGAGGCGGGTCGCCAGGACGCAAAACGCCTTCGCCATCACCTTCCCCGACCGGTTCCCGGCCGCCGCGACCTACTGAAGATCCGCCGGAAACACCGTCAACGATCGTTTGA
- a CDS encoding AfsR/SARP family transcriptional regulator — MDFLVLGPVEVRADGRSIEVGSGRERLVLAQLLLNADRLTAADRLVETVWTAPPRTAKGQLHNMISNLRRRLGGVIFTRPLGYQVTLDGHRLDLAEFRSLVSRAGAAVEHAESLELLAAAEALWNGPALANIAGDWAESVRASLHAERLAAAVAWLEAALSLGRHEDVLRALPGLIGEHPYHERLRELHMLALVGVGRRADALTEYRGTYRLFAEELGIEPGVGLRAIEREILQDAPPAGWVYPRQLPPVPTILGGRDDLIAAVENDLCRAGPAAPPMVVLVGPGGVGKTTVAVAAGHGLLGRFPDGHLFADLRGMHADPIAPHTVLGRFLRALGVAPAEVPDDPQERLAAYRSRLAGRRVLVLLDDVASEEQVRALLPTFAGCATVITSRQRLTALVGATRWTVPVLVDRDAVELLARIAGPERIAAEPASAQAVVEACGRFPLAICIAAARLAAHPGWTLADLHRRLAAEHGRLDELRVGDLDVRSSIGLSYRLLDLPQQALLRRLAILDAPDWPAWVCDELIGRAADGLLDDLVGVHLVDPRSVDAAGQLRYRLHDLVTEFAAERARAEDAESERDEAVIRVLRTWLALASAADARRGYGLGHARGVPAPQVPASAAAAVACDATDWFEAERVSLVRAVTRARRLGRGDLAAQLALWISGFLKSRNYYDDHERTLRDAWAMVQNDRLRLGLAHALFSAFMTTDRDDEMPVLLSEARMLAQRLGERDQEVRTFLQSGLYAKRRGRLEEAIGWSERALASCREDAPILLVTTSLHGVATAHAEAGRPQMGIALSERAVAIQRTGDAPAMTAMRLLGHGEVLMDAGWHDEAERVLTESLETLESVGNDAAAAVGLLRLGELALRRELWTEAEALLRRALAVFERIRDHSSTAMTLRSLGDLALARERSVDAVEPLRRALAIWQRLGFPLESARTHHRLGLALSALGDEVAGHHSAECRRILLELGLEPACLRLPPLPAFAEVTGPPDHGTRD, encoded by the coding sequence ATGGATTTCTTGGTCCTGGGGCCGGTCGAAGTGCGGGCTGACGGGCGTTCCATAGAGGTGGGTAGCGGGCGGGAGCGCCTGGTGTTGGCGCAGTTGCTGCTGAACGCCGACCGGCTGACCGCCGCCGACCGGCTGGTCGAGACAGTGTGGACAGCGCCACCGCGGACGGCCAAGGGTCAGCTGCACAACATGATCAGCAACCTGCGCCGACGGTTGGGCGGGGTCATCTTCACTCGACCTCTCGGCTATCAGGTGACATTGGACGGACATCGGCTGGACCTGGCCGAGTTTCGCTCCCTCGTCTCGCGGGCGGGCGCGGCTGTCGAGCATGCCGAATCGCTTGAGCTGCTGGCGGCCGCCGAGGCGCTGTGGAACGGGCCTGCCCTGGCGAACATCGCCGGTGACTGGGCCGAATCGGTCCGCGCGAGCCTGCACGCCGAGCGGCTCGCCGCCGCCGTCGCCTGGCTTGAGGCGGCGCTGTCCCTCGGCAGGCACGAAGACGTGCTGCGCGCCCTGCCCGGCCTGATCGGCGAACACCCCTATCACGAGCGGTTGCGTGAGCTGCACATGCTGGCCCTCGTCGGGGTCGGCCGCCGAGCCGACGCGCTCACGGAGTACCGGGGAACCTATCGGCTGTTCGCCGAGGAGTTGGGCATCGAGCCGGGTGTCGGCCTGCGGGCGATTGAGCGCGAGATCCTGCAGGACGCCCCGCCGGCCGGCTGGGTCTACCCGCGACAGCTACCGCCCGTGCCGACCATTCTCGGCGGCCGGGACGACCTGATCGCCGCAGTCGAGAACGATCTGTGCCGAGCGGGCCCGGCCGCGCCGCCCATGGTGGTCCTCGTGGGGCCGGGCGGGGTCGGGAAGACGACGGTGGCCGTCGCCGCCGGGCACGGGCTGCTCGGGAGGTTCCCCGATGGTCATCTGTTCGCCGACTTGCGGGGCATGCACGCCGATCCCATAGCGCCGCACACGGTGCTCGGCCGGTTTCTGCGCGCGCTCGGCGTCGCACCGGCCGAGGTTCCCGACGATCCGCAGGAGCGGCTGGCCGCCTACCGCAGTCGGCTGGCCGGTCGGCGGGTCCTGGTGCTGCTGGATGACGTGGCGAGCGAGGAACAGGTCCGGGCGTTGCTGCCCACGTTCGCGGGCTGCGCGACGGTGATCACCTCTCGGCAGCGGCTGACGGCGCTGGTGGGCGCCACCCGGTGGACCGTTCCCGTGCTGGTCGACCGGGACGCGGTGGAGCTGTTGGCCCGGATCGCCGGCCCCGAGCGGATCGCTGCGGAACCCGCGTCGGCGCAGGCGGTCGTCGAGGCGTGCGGGCGGTTCCCGCTGGCGATCTGCATCGCGGCCGCCCGGTTGGCTGCCCATCCCGGCTGGACGCTCGCCGACCTGCATCGCCGGCTCGCCGCCGAGCACGGCCGGCTTGACGAGCTGCGGGTCGGGGACCTCGACGTGCGCTCCAGCATCGGCTTGAGCTACCGGCTGCTCGACCTGCCGCAACAGGCTCTGCTGCGCCGGCTGGCCATCCTCGACGCACCCGACTGGCCGGCGTGGGTTTGCGACGAGCTGATCGGCCGGGCCGCGGACGGGTTGCTGGATGATCTGGTCGGCGTGCACCTCGTCGATCCGCGCAGCGTCGACGCGGCCGGTCAACTCCGATACCGGCTGCACGACCTGGTGACGGAGTTCGCCGCCGAGCGGGCGCGAGCGGAGGACGCGGAAAGCGAGCGAGACGAGGCCGTCATCCGGGTACTGCGGACCTGGCTGGCTCTGGCGAGCGCGGCTGACGCACGGCGCGGCTACGGCCTCGGGCACGCGCGGGGCGTTCCGGCGCCGCAGGTGCCGGCCTCGGCGGCGGCGGCGGTCGCGTGTGATGCGACCGACTGGTTCGAGGCCGAGCGAGTAAGCCTGGTCAGAGCAGTGACGCGGGCCCGTCGGCTGGGCCGGGGCGACCTGGCCGCACAACTTGCGCTGTGGATCTCCGGATTCCTCAAGTCCCGCAACTACTACGACGACCATGAGCGCACGCTGCGCGACGCGTGGGCAATGGTGCAGAACGACCGGCTCCGGCTCGGGCTCGCCCACGCACTGTTCTCGGCGTTCATGACGACCGACCGCGACGACGAGATGCCGGTGCTGCTCAGCGAGGCGCGCATGCTGGCACAACGGCTCGGCGAACGCGACCAGGAGGTGCGAACGTTCCTCCAGAGTGGCCTGTACGCCAAGCGCCGGGGTCGGCTGGAGGAGGCGATCGGCTGGTCCGAGCGGGCGCTGGCGTCGTGTCGGGAAGACGCGCCGATCCTGCTTGTCACCACCTCGCTGCATGGTGTCGCCACTGCCCACGCCGAGGCCGGACGGCCGCAGATGGGCATTGCGTTGTCCGAGCGGGCGGTGGCGATCCAGCGGACCGGCGACGCCCCCGCCATGACAGCCATGCGGCTGCTCGGCCACGGTGAGGTGCTGATGGACGCCGGATGGCACGACGAGGCGGAGCGGGTGCTGACGGAGAGCCTGGAGACCTTGGAGAGCGTCGGCAACGATGCGGCGGCCGCCGTCGGGTTGCTCAGGCTCGGGGAACTGGCTCTTCGACGAGAGCTGTGGACGGAGGCCGAGGCGCTGCTACGGCGTGCCCTGGCGGTCTTCGAACGGATCCGCGACCACAGCAGCACCGCCATGACCCTCCGTTCCCTCGGCGACCTGGCCCTGGCGCGGGAACGCTCCGTCGATGCGGTCGAGCCGTTGCGCCGAGCCCTGGCCATCTGGCAGCGCCTTGGGTTTCCGCTGGAGTCGGCCCGCACACACCACCGGCTCGGCCTGGCGCTGAGTGCGCTCGGCGATGAGGTCGCCGGGCACCACAGCGCAGAATGCCGGCGCATCCTTCTCGAGCTCGGTCTGGAGCCCGCGTGCCTTCGGCTTCCCCCGTTGCCGGCCTTCGCGGAGGTGACCGGACCCCCTGACCACGGAACTCGCGACTGA
- a CDS encoding Rrf2 family transcriptional regulator translates to MAANSRVTIAAHALAWLELARRRGREVLTSEEVAASVNTNAVIVRRSLGDLQRAGLVRARRGNGAGFSLGRPATEITLLDVWLAVSPEPLLALHHSEPNLDCPVGRGIRPVLTDLYDEATDTFQASLARWTVTDVLERILA, encoded by the coding sequence GTGGCGGCTAACAGCAGGGTGACCATCGCGGCCCACGCCTTGGCGTGGCTGGAACTGGCAAGGCGGCGCGGTCGTGAGGTGCTCACCTCCGAAGAAGTGGCGGCCAGCGTCAACACGAACGCGGTCATCGTCCGGCGCAGCCTCGGCGACCTGCAGCGGGCCGGCCTGGTGAGGGCCCGCCGCGGCAACGGCGCCGGCTTCTCCCTCGGACGGCCGGCAACAGAGATCACACTGCTGGACGTCTGGCTCGCCGTCTCGCCGGAGCCGTTACTAGCCCTGCACCACTCGGAGCCGAACCTGGATTGCCCGGTCGGACGCGGAATCCGTCCGGTGCTCACCGACCTGTACGACGAGGCGACCGACACATTCCAGGCGTCGCTGGCCCGCTGGACCGTCACCGACGTCTTGGAAAGGATCCTGGCATGA
- a CDS encoding DUF3105 domain-containing protein, whose product MTRQGWLGTVVSIAVTTLSIITMSSLGVGVLAGAATQTAARPCDQLPGTPEQFEGNNHIPYEGAGHDPYRTMPPTSGPHSPRVVTPGVYREPILPELQVHVLEHGHIMLQYAPDVPDVDIEKLERIGRKHPRDVVVAPYPDLGHGIALSAWQRLQRLDPLDEKAIVTFITKLAGRYNHAWQNGATDCVVAPSYSD is encoded by the coding sequence ATGACCCGCCAGGGCTGGCTGGGGACGGTGGTCAGCATCGCCGTCACCACGCTGAGCATCATCACCATGTCCAGCCTCGGCGTCGGTGTCCTCGCCGGGGCGGCCACCCAGACCGCGGCGCGGCCATGCGACCAGCTGCCCGGCACGCCGGAACAGTTCGAGGGCAACAACCACATCCCCTACGAGGGCGCCGGGCACGACCCCTACCGCACCATGCCGCCCACCTCCGGACCGCACTCGCCGCGGGTGGTCACCCCGGGCGTCTACCGCGAGCCGATCCTGCCCGAGCTTCAGGTCCACGTGCTCGAACACGGCCACATCATGCTCCAATACGCGCCGGACGTGCCGGACGTGGACATCGAGAAGCTCGAACGCATCGGGCGTAAGCATCCGCGGGACGTCGTCGTCGCCCCCTACCCGGACCTCGGCCACGGCATCGCGCTCAGCGCCTGGCAGCGGCTGCAACGGCTGGACCCGCTGGACGAGAAGGCGATCGTCACGTTCATCACCAAGCTCGCCGGACGCTACAACCACGCCTGGCAGAACGGCGCGACGGACTGCGTGGTCGCACCGTCCTACAGCGACTGA
- a CDS encoding dihydrofolate reductase family protein, translating into MRPLRYSINVTLDGCCHHEAGLAPDDESMSYWTAEIERADALLYGRVTYEMMESAWRRPATGAWPDWMGERDVPFAEAIDRAKKYVVSSTLGGVDWNAELVRGDLGQAVQRLKQEPGAGLSVGGVTLPLALADLGLIDEYLFLVQPVLAGHGPTLLAGLRERVQLELVDRHEFRSGVVALRFRPTQVTA; encoded by the coding sequence ATGAGACCGCTTCGATACTCGATCAACGTCACACTCGACGGCTGCTGCCATCACGAGGCAGGGCTCGCTCCAGACGACGAGTCGATGAGCTACTGGACCGCGGAGATAGAACGCGCCGATGCTCTGCTATACGGCCGGGTGACCTACGAGATGATGGAGTCGGCGTGGCGGCGGCCGGCCACGGGCGCGTGGCCTGACTGGATGGGTGAGCGGGACGTCCCGTTCGCCGAGGCCATCGACCGGGCGAAGAAGTACGTCGTGTCGAGCACGCTGGGCGGCGTCGATTGGAATGCCGAGCTGGTGCGAGGCGACCTGGGGCAAGCGGTTCAGCGGCTCAAGCAGGAGCCAGGCGCGGGCTTGTCCGTGGGTGGCGTGACGCTGCCTCTGGCGCTGGCAGATCTGGGACTGATCGACGAGTACCTGTTCCTTGTGCAGCCGGTCCTTGCCGGACACGGGCCGACGTTGCTCGCCGGTCTGCGTGAGCGCGTCCAGCTTGAGCTCGTGGATCGCCATGAGTTCCGGTCAGGGGTGGTCGCCTTGCGATTCCGGCCCACGCAGGTAACGGCTTGA
- a CDS encoding HesA/MoeB/ThiF family protein, producing the protein MLRPRIKRIHKPMRLTPTLISIGGRQLGIGAEMDDEDGSLWALLGLMDGTRTRDEIVAALAGTHPGTDPDDTAETIQTIIDAGYVEDAAAPVPPELSPAEVDRYDRAMTYYAWVDLTPRTSPYDVQATLKASRVVIAGLGGTGSSVAASLVAAGVGAVHCVDFDVVEEGNLTRQLLYTEDDIGFPKVSVAVERLRRLNSSTKVTGEEVRIDSADTAATLMRDQDLLVLCADQPRHLIREWTNKAALRTGTPWMLAQYAGPMAVVGLFVPGQTCCPDCLPSVADRLADEHGARPEDLFAFDGHAVIAPSANLTGHLAALDAVYHLTGIPTTTRGLMFHLSLTDLTYHYAVRPEPGRTCGRCGWVGAPR; encoded by the coding sequence GTGTTGCGACCACGGATCAAACGCATCCACAAGCCCATGCGGCTCACCCCGACCTTGATCAGCATCGGTGGCCGGCAGCTGGGCATCGGCGCCGAGATGGACGACGAGGACGGCTCGCTGTGGGCGCTGCTCGGCCTCATGGACGGCACGCGTACGCGCGACGAGATCGTCGCCGCGCTCGCCGGGACGCACCCCGGCACCGACCCGGACGACACCGCCGAGACGATCCAGACGATCATCGACGCCGGTTACGTGGAGGACGCCGCCGCACCGGTCCCGCCCGAACTGAGCCCAGCCGAGGTCGACCGATACGACCGGGCGATGACGTACTACGCCTGGGTCGACCTGACTCCGCGTACGTCGCCGTATGACGTGCAGGCGACGCTCAAGGCCAGCCGGGTCGTGATCGCCGGACTCGGCGGCACCGGATCGTCCGTCGCCGCCTCGCTCGTCGCCGCCGGGGTCGGTGCCGTGCACTGCGTCGATTTCGACGTCGTCGAGGAGGGCAACCTCACGCGGCAGCTGCTGTACACCGAGGACGACATCGGCTTCCCCAAGGTCTCCGTGGCGGTCGAACGCCTGCGGCGGCTCAACTCCTCGACCAAGGTCACCGGCGAGGAGGTCCGGATCGACTCCGCCGACACCGCCGCGACCCTGATGCGCGACCAGGATCTGCTCGTGCTGTGCGCCGACCAGCCCCGCCACCTCATCCGCGAGTGGACGAACAAGGCGGCGCTGCGTACCGGCACGCCCTGGATGCTGGCCCAGTACGCCGGCCCCATGGCGGTCGTCGGCCTCTTCGTCCCCGGCCAGACCTGCTGCCCCGACTGCCTGCCGAGCGTGGCCGACCGGCTCGCCGACGAGCACGGCGCGCGGCCCGAGGACCTCTTCGCCTTCGACGGGCACGCGGTGATCGCCCCGTCGGCCAACCTGACCGGCCACCTCGCCGCGCTGGACGCCGTCTACCACCTGACCGGCATCCCGACCACGACCCGCGGGCTGATGTTCCACCTGAGCCTTACCGATCTGACCTACCACTACGCGGTACGCCCCGAGCCCGGGCGGACCTGCGGCAGGTGCGGCTGGGTCGGGGCGCCCCGATGA
- a CDS encoding NIPSNAP family protein — MIVELRRYTLREGRRDELIDLFDREFVETQEELGMAVLGQFRDLDRPDHFVWLRGFTDMYSRRTGLAAFYSGPVWAKHGPAANATMLDSDDVLLLREILAVPVFDRGAASPESVLHATVWYWAGPFPDPAEIPKDTLAVLRTEYAANDFPRLPVREGEHALVWLTRSPLQADVPAEVVKTENLRLRPTRRSTLH, encoded by the coding sequence ATGATCGTCGAATTGCGCCGTTACACCCTGCGCGAGGGACGCCGCGACGAACTGATCGACCTGTTCGACCGCGAGTTCGTCGAGACCCAGGAGGAACTGGGGATGGCCGTGCTGGGCCAGTTCCGCGACCTCGACCGGCCCGACCACTTCGTTTGGCTGCGCGGATTCACCGACATGTACTCGCGCCGCACCGGCCTTGCGGCCTTCTACTCCGGCCCGGTGTGGGCGAAGCACGGCCCGGCCGCGAACGCGACGATGCTCGACTCGGACGACGTACTGCTGCTCCGAGAGATCCTCGCGGTGCCGGTATTCGACCGCGGCGCCGCCAGCCCCGAATCGGTTCTGCACGCGACAGTCTGGTACTGGGCCGGTCCTTTCCCTGACCCCGCTGAGATCCCGAAAGACACACTGGCCGTACTTCGGACCGAGTACGCAGCGAACGACTTCCCCCGGCTACCGGTCCGGGAGGGGGAACACGCGCTGGTCTGGCTCACCCGGTCACCCCTGCAGGCAGACGTACCCGCAGAGGTGGTGAAGACCGAAAACCTGCGACTCCGCCCCACCCGCCGCTCTACACTTCATTGA